From the Vibrio metoecus genome, one window contains:
- a CDS encoding Crp/Fnr family transcriptional regulator, with translation MQAQFQAYLKQHGFSDAECTQLQSVAQPLELPTRHILVAQGEQTPFAYWVLEGLCHACYLTEEGKSFSKEFYWEQDWAIGFENLIRDQGSPFMLETLSPVQLVGVPIEVLREWRASHHPLYQRLLETQLLYKEQKERFMLLYRPEQRYQVMCAQFPELMERLCDHHIAAYLGITPISLSRIKARLRNHS, from the coding sequence ATGCAAGCGCAGTTTCAGGCTTATCTCAAACAACATGGCTTTTCGGATGCCGAGTGCACACAGCTACAGAGCGTTGCCCAGCCATTAGAGTTACCCACCCGGCATATTTTGGTCGCGCAAGGCGAGCAAACACCGTTTGCGTATTGGGTGTTAGAAGGGCTGTGCCACGCTTGTTATCTCACCGAAGAGGGGAAAAGTTTCAGTAAAGAGTTCTACTGGGAGCAAGATTGGGCGATTGGTTTTGAAAACCTGATCCGCGACCAAGGTTCGCCATTTATGTTAGAGACCTTATCCCCCGTGCAATTAGTGGGAGTACCGATTGAAGTATTGCGCGAATGGCGTGCGAGTCACCATCCTCTTTATCAGCGTTTGCTGGAAACCCAACTGCTGTACAAGGAGCAAAAAGAGCGCTTTATGTTGCTTTATCGGCCTGAGCAGCGCTATCAAGTGATGTGCGCGCAATTTCCGGAATTGATGGAGCGGCTTTGCGATCACCACATCGCCGCTTATTTGGGGATCACGCCGATCAGCCTCAGCCGCATCAAAGCACGGCTGAGAAATCATTCGTGA
- the cpdB gene encoding 2',3'-cyclic-nucleotide 2'-phosphodiesterase — translation MADPAMADTIKLRIVETTDIHTNLMDYDYYKDKASDQIGLTRAATLVKQARAEVDNSVLVDNGDLIQGSPMGDYMADKGIKAGEVHPVYKAMNPLGYDVGNIGNHEFNYGLDFLKETINDAAFPYINANVFDAKTGQHLFTPYVIKEHSLKDTDGQMHTIKIGYIGFVPPQIMVWDKKNLEGKVTAADIKQTAEKFIPEMRAQGADVIVAIPHSGISTDEYQAGAENSVYYLTQVKGIDAIAFGHSHAVFPSKDFANVPGADIDKGTINGVTAVMPGRWGSHVGVMDLTLEKQQGRWTVTSGQSEARSIFDKANKKALVEADAAMVKALQEDHKGTRDFVNQPIGKANDVMYSFLSLVQDDPTVQIVNLAQKDYVERFIQGDPNLDGLPVLSAAAPFKAGGRKDDPNGFTEVEAGELTFRNAADLYLYPNTLVTMKVSGYELKEWLECSAGQFNQIDVTSSAPQSLINWDGFRTYNFDVIDGVNYQIDVTQPVRYDGDCKLINPKSQRIVKLTYQGKPISDKQTFLIATNNYRAYSNKFAGTGAKFVAFDSPDENRTVVADYIARVSKEKGEVTPSADNNWSFAPISSKTKLDIRFETSPSDKATQFIKQKGQYPMTQVATDEVGFAVYRIDLQK, via the coding sequence ATGGCTGACCCTGCAATGGCTGATACGATCAAACTGCGTATTGTCGAAACCACTGATATTCATACTAATTTGATGGATTATGACTACTACAAAGATAAAGCCTCCGATCAAATTGGCCTGACGCGTGCAGCAACGCTGGTTAAGCAAGCCCGTGCCGAAGTCGATAACAGCGTGTTGGTGGATAACGGTGACTTGATTCAAGGCAGCCCAATGGGCGATTACATGGCGGATAAGGGCATTAAAGCGGGTGAAGTCCATCCGGTTTACAAAGCGATGAATCCACTGGGCTATGATGTGGGCAACATTGGTAACCACGAATTCAACTACGGCCTCGATTTCTTAAAAGAAACCATCAACGATGCCGCATTCCCCTACATCAATGCCAACGTGTTTGATGCCAAAACAGGTCAGCACCTGTTCACACCTTACGTCATTAAAGAGCACAGCCTCAAAGATACCGATGGTCAAATGCATACCATCAAAATCGGTTATATCGGCTTTGTACCACCGCAAATCATGGTGTGGGATAAGAAGAATCTTGAAGGCAAAGTCACCGCAGCCGACATCAAGCAAACCGCCGAAAAATTCATTCCAGAAATGAGAGCACAAGGCGCTGACGTGATTGTAGCCATCCCACACTCAGGGATCAGCACCGATGAATACCAAGCGGGCGCAGAAAACTCGGTTTACTACCTGACTCAAGTGAAAGGCATTGATGCGATTGCGTTTGGTCACTCACACGCCGTATTCCCAAGCAAAGATTTTGCGAACGTACCGGGCGCAGACATCGATAAAGGCACCATCAATGGTGTCACCGCCGTAATGCCGGGGCGCTGGGGTAGCCATGTTGGGGTGATGGATCTAACGTTGGAAAAACAACAAGGCCGCTGGACGGTCACTTCCGGTCAATCTGAAGCTCGCTCTATCTTCGATAAAGCCAATAAGAAAGCGTTAGTCGAAGCCGATGCTGCGATGGTGAAAGCACTACAAGAGGATCACAAAGGCACCCGCGATTTTGTTAACCAACCGATTGGCAAAGCCAACGATGTGATGTACAGCTTCTTGTCATTAGTACAAGACGATCCAACCGTACAAATCGTGAACTTGGCGCAAAAAGATTATGTGGAACGCTTTATTCAAGGCGATCCAAACCTTGATGGTTTGCCAGTGCTCTCCGCTGCTGCGCCTTTCAAAGCTGGTGGTCGTAAAGATGACCCGAACGGCTTTACCGAAGTGGAAGCGGGTGAGCTCACTTTCCGTAACGCAGCCGATCTTTATCTCTACCCGAACACCTTAGTCACCATGAAAGTGAGCGGATATGAGCTAAAAGAGTGGCTAGAGTGTTCAGCAGGCCAATTTAACCAAATTGATGTGACGTCTAGCGCACCGCAATCGCTCATCAACTGGGATGGTTTCCGCACTTATAACTTTGATGTGATCGATGGCGTCAACTACCAAATCGATGTGACTCAACCTGTGCGCTACGACGGCGATTGCAAACTGATCAATCCTAAATCACAGCGTATTGTGAAGCTGACCTATCAAGGTAAGCCGATTAGTGATAAACAGACGTTCTTGATTGCCACCAACAACTACCGCGCTTATAGCAATAAGTTCGCGGGAACTGGTGCTAAGTTTGTTGCGTTTGATTCACCGGATGAAAACCGAACTGTAGTGGCCGATTACATTGCGCGTGTAAGCAAAGAAAAAGGTGAAGTGACACCAAGTGCGGACAACAACTGGTCATTTGCTCCGATTTCCAGTAAAACCAAGCTGGATATCCGCTTTGAAACCTCACCAAGTGATAAGGCAACCCAGTTTATTAAACAAAAAGGCCAATATCCGATGACGCAAGTTGCGACCGATGAGGTCGGTTTTGCGGTGTATCGTATCGACCTACAAAAATAA
- the cobA gene encoding uroporphyrinogen-III C-methyltransferase, which translates to MAQDAVTPFRKTPRLAVVEGSNYSRATRSQLQAGEVALVGAGPGDPELLTVKALSYLQQADVVLYDYLVSDDIMALIPTETILVCVGKRAGHHSVPQEKTNQLLVDFARQGYRVVRIKGGDPFMFGRGGEELEVLFEAGVKFQIVPGITAAAGATAYAGIPLTHRDYAQSALFVTGHLKAQAEDLDWSTLARGQQTLVIYMGLSNAAAIAEQLQQHGRDANTPVAIIERGTQTSQKVLIGTLQTLPSLAIQAQSPALIVVGEVVALADKLHWFGERHQAEQLDAAQSA; encoded by the coding sequence ATGGCGCAGGATGCGGTGACCCCCTTTCGTAAAACCCCTCGCTTAGCCGTTGTGGAAGGCTCAAATTATTCGCGTGCGACGCGCAGCCAGCTACAAGCGGGTGAAGTGGCGTTGGTGGGCGCAGGTCCGGGTGACCCTGAGCTCTTGACGGTAAAAGCCCTCAGCTACCTACAGCAAGCTGATGTGGTGCTGTACGACTACTTAGTCTCCGATGACATCATGGCGTTGATTCCGACAGAAACGATTTTAGTCTGCGTTGGCAAACGTGCGGGTCACCATAGTGTGCCGCAAGAAAAAACTAACCAGTTGTTGGTGGACTTTGCCCGTCAAGGTTATCGAGTCGTGCGCATTAAAGGCGGCGATCCCTTCATGTTTGGTCGTGGTGGTGAAGAGCTGGAAGTGCTGTTTGAAGCAGGCGTGAAATTCCAGATCGTCCCCGGCATTACCGCAGCGGCAGGTGCAACCGCGTACGCCGGCATTCCATTGACTCATCGTGATTACGCTCAATCCGCTTTATTTGTGACGGGTCATTTAAAAGCTCAAGCCGAGGATTTGGATTGGTCAACTCTGGCACGTGGGCAACAAACCTTAGTGATTTACATGGGCTTAAGCAATGCCGCTGCGATTGCTGAGCAGCTCCAGCAACATGGCCGCGATGCTAACACACCGGTAGCGATCATTGAACGTGGTACACAAACCAGCCAGAAGGTGCTGATTGGCACCCTACAAACCTTGCCAAGTTTGGCGATTCAGGCGCAATCACCCGCGTTGATTGTGGTCGGTGAAGTGGTGGCGCTGGCGGACAAACTGCACTGGTTTGGTGAAAGGCATCAAGCTGAGCAGCTTGATGCTGCGCAATCGGCCTAA
- the cysD gene encoding sulfate adenylyltransferase subunit CysD — translation MDQQRLTHLKQLEAESIHIIREVAAEFDNPVMMYSIGKDSSVMLHLARKAFYPGKIPFPLLHVDTDWKFRDMIAFRDATAKKYGFELLVHKNPEGIAAGISPFVHGSSKHTDIMKTQGLKQALNKYGFDAAFGGARRDEEKSRAKERVYSFRDKNHTWDPKNQRPELWRTYNGQINKGESIRVFPLSNWTELDIWQYIYLENIEIVPLYLADVRPVVQRDGMLIMVDDERMELREGEQIEHKSVRFRTLGCYPLTGAIESQANTLTEIIEEMLVATSSERQGRAIDHDQSGSMELKKRQGYF, via the coding sequence ATGGATCAACAACGTTTAACCCATTTAAAACAGTTGGAAGCAGAAAGTATCCACATCATTCGTGAAGTGGCGGCAGAATTTGATAATCCGGTGATGATGTACTCGATTGGTAAAGATTCATCGGTGATGTTGCATTTGGCGCGCAAAGCGTTCTATCCGGGCAAAATTCCGTTTCCTTTGCTGCATGTTGATACCGACTGGAAGTTTCGCGACATGATCGCATTTCGCGATGCAACGGCAAAAAAATACGGCTTTGAGCTGTTGGTGCATAAAAATCCGGAAGGAATCGCAGCAGGAATTAGCCCGTTCGTGCATGGTTCTTCCAAACACACCGACATCATGAAAACCCAAGGCTTGAAGCAGGCGTTGAACAAATATGGTTTTGATGCGGCCTTTGGTGGTGCGCGTCGCGATGAAGAGAAATCGCGTGCCAAAGAGCGTGTCTACTCTTTCCGCGATAAAAACCATACTTGGGACCCGAAAAATCAGCGCCCAGAGCTATGGCGTACCTATAACGGCCAAATCAACAAAGGCGAAAGCATTCGTGTGTTCCCTCTTTCTAACTGGACTGAGCTGGATATTTGGCAATACATCTATTTGGAAAATATCGAGATTGTTCCGCTCTATTTAGCCGATGTACGCCCGGTTGTGCAGCGTGATGGCATGCTGATCATGGTGGATGATGAGCGCATGGAACTGCGTGAAGGCGAACAGATTGAACATAAAAGCGTGCGTTTCCGCACCTTAGGTTGTTACCCACTGACTGGGGCAATTGAGTCACAAGCCAACACACTGACCGAAATTATTGAAGAGATGCTGGTGGCGACCTCCAGTGAGCGTCAAGGCCGCGCGATCGATCACGATCAGTCGGGATCAATGGAACTGAAAAAACGTCAAGGTTACTTTTAA
- the cysN gene encoding sulfate adenylyltransferase subunit CysN: MNNAVKEQLAELGIEGYLNQHQHKSLLRFLTCGSVDDGKSTLIGRLLHDSKQIYEDQLAAVHNDSQRVGTTGSRPDLALLVDGLQAEREQGITIDVAYRYFSTQKRKFIISDTPGHEQYTRNMATGASTCDLAVILIDARKGVLDQTRRHSFISNLLGLKHFIVAVNKMDLVDYSQDRFEQIRAEYLEFSKHLQGETDIQIIPLSALEGDNVVEKSRLMDWYQGPSLLELLENVDIDRDKSGGEFRFPVQYVNRPNLDFRGFAGTIASGVVKVGDKIKALPSGKTSTVTRIVTFDGDLPQAQAGLAVTLTLADEIDISRGDLIVLESAQVDSTNHLLADVVWMTEQPLKVGRDYDIKIAGKKTVGQVKAVRHQYDINNLSTYHAESLPLNGIGLCEWTLTQTVAIDKYLDCADTGGFIIIDRLTNVTVGAGLVRDSLQNIAGQTEQFSAFELELNALVRKHFPHWQAIDLSRLGKA; encoded by the coding sequence ATGAACAATGCAGTCAAAGAACAGCTCGCTGAGCTCGGTATTGAAGGTTACCTCAATCAGCATCAACACAAATCCTTACTGAGATTCTTAACCTGTGGCTCGGTCGACGATGGTAAAAGTACCTTGATCGGTCGTTTGCTTCACGACTCAAAACAGATTTATGAAGATCAGTTGGCGGCGGTACATAACGACAGCCAGCGTGTCGGTACAACGGGCAGTCGCCCAGACTTAGCACTGCTGGTGGATGGCTTGCAAGCTGAGCGTGAACAAGGCATCACGATTGATGTCGCGTATCGTTATTTCTCAACCCAGAAACGTAAATTCATCATTTCTGATACTCCGGGGCATGAACAGTACACTCGCAATATGGCCACCGGCGCATCGACCTGTGATCTGGCGGTGATCTTGATTGATGCGCGTAAAGGCGTACTGGATCAAACGCGTCGTCACTCGTTTATCTCCAATCTGCTCGGTTTGAAGCATTTTATCGTGGCGGTAAACAAAATGGATCTGGTCGATTATTCGCAAGATCGTTTTGAACAAATCCGCGCAGAATACCTTGAGTTTTCTAAGCATTTGCAGGGGGAAACGGATATTCAGATCATCCCGCTTTCGGCATTGGAAGGCGATAACGTGGTCGAAAAAAGCCGTTTGATGGATTGGTATCAAGGCCCATCACTGCTTGAGCTACTGGAAAATGTCGATATTGACCGTGACAAAAGTGGTGGTGAGTTCCGCTTCCCTGTGCAGTATGTGAATCGTCCCAACCTCGATTTTCGCGGTTTCGCGGGTACGATCGCTTCTGGTGTGGTGAAGGTGGGCGATAAGATCAAAGCACTGCCATCGGGTAAAACCTCAACCGTGACTCGTATTGTGACCTTTGATGGTGATTTGCCTCAAGCACAAGCTGGATTGGCGGTGACCTTGACTCTGGCTGATGAGATCGACATCAGTCGTGGCGATTTAATTGTGCTTGAAAGCGCACAAGTCGACAGCACTAACCATTTGCTGGCTGATGTGGTGTGGATGACGGAGCAGCCACTGAAAGTTGGCCGTGATTACGATATCAAAATCGCTGGTAAGAAAACTGTGGGTCAAGTGAAAGCTGTGCGCCATCAGTACGACATCAATAACTTGTCGACCTACCACGCGGAGAGTTTGCCGCTTAATGGAATTGGTTTGTGCGAGTGGACTTTGACTCAAACGGTGGCGATCGATAAGTATCTGGATTGTGCGGATACGGGTGGTTTCATCATTATTGACCGTCTGACTAACGTTACCGTTGGCGCAGGCTTAGTACGTGACAGTTTGCAAAATATTGCGGGTCAAACCGAGCAATTCTCCGCCTTTGAATTAGAGTTGAATGCGCTAGTGCGTAAACATTTCCCACATTGGCAAGCGATTGATTTGAGCCGTTTAGGCAAAGCATGA
- the cysC gene encoding adenylyl-sulfate kinase: MSREQDANEHNVVWHRHVVDKEQRAALKEQRPAVLWFTGLSGAGKSTVAGALENRLAELGYHTYLLDGDNVRHGLCSDLGFSEQDRRENIRRIGELAKLMADAGLIVLTAFISPHRAERQMVRDLLPAGEFIEVFVNTSLDVCEARDPKGLYKKARAGEIRQFTGIDSAYEAPLNPDIDLPAGEKSVDELVVQCLQALAERNIIQHQG, from the coding sequence ATGAGCCGTGAACAAGATGCCAATGAGCATAATGTGGTGTGGCATCGTCATGTCGTGGACAAAGAGCAACGTGCGGCGCTGAAAGAGCAGCGCCCAGCGGTACTCTGGTTTACGGGTTTATCTGGCGCGGGCAAATCAACCGTGGCAGGGGCGCTTGAAAACCGTTTAGCTGAGCTTGGTTATCATACTTATCTGCTGGATGGTGATAACGTACGCCACGGTTTGTGTAGCGATCTCGGCTTTTCTGAACAGGATAGACGGGAAAACATTCGCCGCATTGGTGAGCTTGCCAAGCTGATGGCGGATGCGGGGCTGATAGTGCTGACGGCATTTATCTCACCACATCGCGCTGAGCGCCAGATGGTGCGAGATTTGTTGCCAGCAGGTGAGTTTATTGAAGTGTTCGTCAACACGTCATTGGATGTGTGCGAAGCGCGTGACCCGAAAGGCTTATACAAAAAGGCCCGTGCCGGAGAAATTCGCCAGTTTACGGGCATTGACTCCGCTTACGAAGCTCCGCTCAATCCGGATATTGATTTGCCTGCGGGTGAAAAAAGCGTGGATGAGTTGGTGGTGCAGTGCCTACAAGCGTTAGCAGAGCGTAATATCATTCAGCATCAAGGCTAA
- a CDS encoding TIGR03899 family protein, whose amino-acid sequence MADNMTPVVIEHDSQQSQDKRTHSHYVKDSGSRILVIARHHGLDAQLLTETPENSALERAVQRERQRKEQRQKNLEQIIKIAHSSCRNETAGDPDQDWLYRFFDMAQDIHNSSMQRLWAQVLKREVTNPGFTSMKALKVLQDMTPKEAQILQRAAALACSFGSDTSLKLLIGYKAQNSLFSLGKRITTQAINIGNHQLPYSSLLVLIELGLLHATELESGEIESEPALLLSYQGKNLHLQPMSKGVRLIYYRFSPTGNELCRLLGNKPNMTYYDQLVALLTQKFTMQTEVSSSSIHHTV is encoded by the coding sequence ATGGCGGATAATATGACGCCTGTTGTGATCGAGCATGACTCTCAACAGAGCCAAGATAAACGAACCCACTCTCATTATGTCAAAGACAGCGGTAGCCGAATTTTGGTGATCGCGCGTCATCATGGCTTAGATGCTCAACTATTAACTGAAACGCCAGAAAACAGCGCGCTAGAACGTGCTGTGCAGCGCGAACGACAACGTAAAGAGCAGCGCCAGAAAAATCTAGAGCAGATCATCAAGATCGCACACAGCTCATGCCGTAATGAAACCGCAGGCGATCCAGACCAAGACTGGCTGTATCGCTTTTTCGATATGGCGCAGGATATTCACAACAGCTCCATGCAGCGGCTGTGGGCGCAAGTGCTGAAACGTGAAGTGACCAATCCCGGTTTCACTTCGATGAAAGCCCTGAAAGTGCTGCAAGATATGACGCCTAAAGAAGCGCAGATTTTGCAACGCGCCGCGGCGCTCGCGTGCAGTTTTGGTTCAGACACCAGTTTGAAATTGCTGATTGGCTATAAAGCGCAAAATAGTCTGTTTAGTCTTGGCAAACGCATTACCACCCAAGCGATCAATATTGGTAATCACCAACTGCCCTATTCCAGCTTGTTGGTGTTGATTGAGCTTGGCCTGCTTCACGCGACGGAATTGGAGTCTGGCGAAATTGAATCCGAACCCGCTCTGCTGCTCAGCTATCAGGGCAAAAATCTGCATTTGCAGCCAATGAGCAAAGGCGTACGCCTAATCTATTATCGCTTCAGCCCAACGGGCAATGAGCTGTGTCGTCTGCTGGGTAACAAACCCAACATGACGTACTACGATCAACTGGTAGCCTTGCTTACCCAAAAATTCACGATGCAGACCGAAGTGAGCAGCAGCTCGATTCACCACACAGTGTGA
- a CDS encoding DUF3299 domain-containing protein: protein MKIFMLIASLIMAPLYSTPLWASQETASASEQDVLQLDWLDLIPEQERNLFDQQGMPMPDHNGDEPAKQQHIGSVRSELNGSRVKIPGFVIPLEGDDKKVTEFLLVPYFGACIHVPPPPPNQIIYVKFPKGAPVQELWDVIYVIGELKTESLNHELAETAYTILGTEIAEYDDM from the coding sequence ATGAAAATTTTTATGTTGATCGCGAGCCTTATCATGGCTCCGCTGTATTCAACGCCACTGTGGGCAAGTCAAGAAACGGCATCCGCGAGCGAGCAGGATGTACTGCAACTCGATTGGCTGGATTTGATCCCCGAGCAAGAGCGTAACTTGTTTGATCAACAAGGTATGCCGATGCCGGATCATAACGGTGATGAACCTGCCAAGCAGCAACACATTGGCAGCGTGCGAAGCGAACTCAATGGCAGCCGAGTCAAAATTCCTGGCTTTGTGATCCCATTAGAGGGCGATGATAAAAAAGTCACCGAATTTCTATTGGTCCCTTACTTTGGGGCATGTATCCACGTACCGCCGCCACCACCGAACCAGATCATTTACGTGAAGTTTCCAAAAGGCGCGCCCGTTCAAGAGCTGTGGGATGTGATTTATGTGATTGGGGAATTGAAAACCGAATCACTCAATCATGAACTTGCAGAAACCGCGTACACCATTCTAGGCACAGAAATCGCCGAGTACGACGATATGTAA